In the Acomys russatus chromosome 11, mAcoRus1.1, whole genome shotgun sequence genome, one interval contains:
- the Rpl31 gene encoding 60S ribosomal protein L31, whose protein sequence is MAPAKKGGEKKKGRSAINEVVTREYTINIHKRIHGVGFKKRAPRALKEIRKFAMKEMGTPDVRIDTRLNKAVWAKGIRNVPYRIRVRLSRKRNEDEDSPNKLYTLVTYVPVTTFKNLQTVNVDEN, encoded by the exons ATGGCTCCCGCAAAGAAGGGTGGCGAGAAGAAGAAGGGCCGTTCCGCCATCAACGAGGTGGTGACCCGAGAGTACACCATCAACATTCACAAGCGCATCCATGGAGT GGGCTTCAAGAAGCGTGCTCCTCGGGCACtcaaagaaattaggaaatttgCCATGAAGGAGATGGGGACTCCAGATGTGCGCATCGACACCAGGCTCAACAAAGCGGTCTGGGCCAAAGGAATAAG gaaCGTTCCATATCGCATCCGAGTACGCTTGTCCAGAAAGCGTAATGAAGATGAGGACTCCCCCAACAAACTCTACACATTGGTAACCTACGTGCCTGTTACCACATTCAAGA atcTACAGACGGTCAATGTGGACGAGAACTAA